One window of the Bacteroidota bacterium genome contains the following:
- a CDS encoding DUF1016 N-terminal domain-containing protein: protein MTKIDYNIQTTDFYNKVAELLKNARKSVAQTVNRTMVYTYFEIGRMIVEEEQNGKERAEYGKQILKELSNKLNTEFGKGFSVTNLQQMKNFYTVYRKQQTLSVKSKNGLDKTINFQLSWSHYLSLLRIDNLEERKFYEIEAIENNWSLRELRRQF, encoded by the coding sequence ATGACGAAGATTGATTATAATATACAAACAACTGACTTTTATAACAAAGTTGCTGAATTATTAAAGAATGCACGAAAGAGCGTTGCCCAAACAGTTAATAGAACAATGGTTTATACTTATTTTGAGATAGGAAGAATGATTGTTGAAGAGGAACAAAATGGGAAAGAGCGTGCTGAATACGGAAAACAAATACTGAAAGAGTTATCTAATAAGCTAAATACTGAATTTGGAAAGGGGTTTTCTGTAACTAATCTTCAACAAATGAAGAATTTTTATACTGTTTATAGAAAACAGCAGACACTGTCTGTTAAATCTAAAAATGGGCTTGATAAAACTATAAATTTTCAATTAAGTTGGTCTCATTATTTGTCTTTATTGCGAATAGACAACCTTGAAGAAAGAAAATTCTACGAAATTGAAGCAATTGAAAATAATTGGAGTTTAAGAGAATTACGAAGGCAATTTG